In Hyphomicrobiales bacterium, a single window of DNA contains:
- a CDS encoding Hpt domain-containing protein: MSAVNYEFSASQPELVQRVTFDEGHFARQTFGDADLQREIIQLFLGQVKDARNALSRPMTTTAWRFLTHTLKGAAASVGASRMAQMASEWELAGSPQDPALRDEILAAFEAEARAFGDAVRPFCD, translated from the coding sequence TTGTCCGCCGTCAATTACGAGTTTTCAGCATCGCAACCAGAACTGGTCCAGCGCGTCACATTCGATGAGGGACATTTTGCCCGCCAGACCTTCGGCGATGCCGACCTGCAGCGCGAGATCATTCAGCTTTTCCTCGGACAGGTCAAAGACGCGCGCAATGCTCTGTCTCGGCCGATGACGACGACGGCATGGCGTTTCCTGACCCACACCTTGAAAGGCGCCGCCGCATCCGTCGGTGCATCGCGCATGGCGCAGATGGCTTCGGAGTGGGAGCTCGCAGGATCACCGCAGGACCCGGCGTTGCGCGACGAAATCCTGGCCGCCTTCGAGGCGGAGGCCCGGGCCTTTGGCGACGCGGTTCGGCCATTCTGCGATTGA
- a CDS encoding 2Fe-2S iron-sulfur cluster binding domain-containing protein — translation MAKITFIQFNGTEIETNGVPGMTVMETAIKNQVPGIDADCGGACACATCHVYVEPEWVEKTGTRNAMEADMLDFAFEVRDNSRLSCQIKVTDALDGLRVRVPEKQF, via the coding sequence ATGGCGAAGATCACATTCATCCAGTTCAACGGCACCGAGATCGAAACCAACGGCGTCCCCGGCATGACGGTGATGGAAACCGCGATCAAGAACCAGGTGCCGGGCATCGATGCGGATTGTGGTGGCGCCTGCGCCTGCGCCACCTGCCATGTTTACGTGGAGCCGGAGTGGGTGGAAAAGACTGGCACACGCAATGCGATGGAGGCGGACATGCTCGATTTCGCCTTCGAGGTGCGCGACAACTCGCGGCTCTCCTGCCAGATCAAGGTGACGGATGCCCTCGACGGGCTTCGCGTGCGCGTTCCCGAAAAGCAGTTCTGA